One stretch of Brettanomyces nanus chromosome 4, complete sequence DNA includes these proteins:
- a CDS encoding uncharacterized protein (BUSCO:EOG093408LW) has translation MANFITHIRVGGMTCSSCTNSVTNALEAVDGVQRADVSLLTEDATVIHDDSVSPEKLQDAVEDIGFEASMETSQRQPNYNEKPSSRRIITHLTVMGMTCSSCVSSVTNALDSLSGVDNVAVSLLTEEATIHHDDSIGAIQLAKAVEEVGFRASINDSKELLESSNVLSSSSSSSSLSSLSSIEDITLKIYGMSCSSCSNSIQSQVSQIDGVKSCQVALATEEAYVTFDSNLVGIRTIVESIKDCGFDASVNSGLDTVSQLNLLAKVKEQKYWRSNFFKLLIAGLPILFFETVFPIIRKRCHMNLRLTHGIYFDVLIQLVLGTYIQFWLGRRFYISTFKALKHYSGTMDTLICTSTSIVYLYSISSIIRSLVLVDNERPTVLFDTSAMLFSFVTLGKWAESKAKGNTSTALSKLLSLAPTSCTIVENPQALADTKGDSSSSSHLSGVIQKHVPVELLQKGDIAIVLSGASIPADGVCIFGSSDVDESLITGEYLPVPKKVDSNLIGGSVNILSTLYLRVERVGEKTQLQQIVKLVKDAQIAKAPVQRFADAIAARFVPSILALAFCTFIFWSLFIHSHDIDDVPSMFKDKSGDNVLFSQVIQVAISVIVVACPCALGLAAPTAVMVGTGVGATHGILIKGGDVLERASGIDTVVFDKTGTVTSGRMRLTQHMFTGPYQDKQNLLWSLLYAVEQNSEHPIAKAIVKGVKEEMQKEDGKDPIMPVTIEHIKTVAGLGITATVRLDDDGESKIVRVGSASYINEIQISNLADFNKALTTVGASAIGSVSYLLVDHVYSGYIELTDTLRPDAVATISGLLDRGYSVAMVSGDNAVTSKSVACTVGIPLANVLAEARPEKKLEVVKVLQKMGRKVAFVGDGVNDAPALVQADIGIAVATGTDVAMSAADIVLMSSGATGESACTNSVSLVFNSLEVSLKTFHAIRANFVLAIIYNLVMLPIAMGLLIIPFGIHMHPMLASASMACSSTSVVLNSLRLKNWIPHNMMEEYSNGVAGRFHSDLEDQASNSDLTTLDIDNFEINYSRLSRVSLLGKIRRIFNKKRPSSLDRAYELVSNNSHN, from the coding sequence ATGGCAAATTTTATTACCCATATTCGGGTGGGAGGCATGAcatgttcttcttgtacAAATTCTGTGACTAATGCTCTCGAGGCTGTTGATGGGGTCCAAAGGGCTGATgtctctcttcttactgaAGACGCTACTGTGATACATGATGATAGTGTCAGTCCAGAGAAACTTCAAGATGCCGTGGAAGATATTGGCTTTGAAGCTTCAATGGAGACCTCTCAAAGGCAGCCTAATTATAATGAGAAGCCATCATCTCGGCGTATTATTACTCATCTTACTGTCATGGGAATGACCTGTAGTTCCTGTGTAAGCTCTGTGACAAATGCTTTAGATTCCTTGTCCGGTGTCGACAATGTTGCAGTTTCTCTTCTCACCGAAGAAGCTACCATTCATCACGATGATAGTATTGGTGCCATTCAATTGGCTAAAGCCGTGGAAGAAGTCGGCTTCAGGGCCTCCATAAACGACTCGAAAGAACTACTAGAGAGTTCTAATGTCttgtcgtcgtcgtcgtcgtcgtcgtcgttGTCATCACTGTCTTCCATCGAAGACATCACTTTAAAAATCTATGGAATGTCATGTTCTAGCTGTTCCAACTCTATACAGAGTCAAGTGTCTCAAATAGATGGCGTCAAGAGCTGCCAAGTTGCTCTTGCTACTGAAGAAGCATATGTTACCTTTGATTCTAACTTAGTGGGAATTAGGACCATTGTGGAATCCATCAAAGATTGTGGCTTTGATGCCTCCGTGAACAGCGGCCTTGATACCGTCTCGCAGCTCAACCTACTAGCTAAAGTGAAAGAACAGAAGTACTGGCgttccaacttcttcaaattgttgattGCTGGTCTTCCTATCCTTTTTTTCGAGACTGTTTTCCCCATAATCAGGAAAAGATGCCACATGAATCTGAGACTAACCCATGGAATTTATTTTGACGTGCTTATACAACTCGTTCTCGGTACATATATTCAGTTCTGGCTCGGTAGACGGTTCTATATCAGCACATTCAAAGCCCTCAAGCATTATAGTGGTACTATGGATACGTTGATCTGTACCTCTACCTCGATCGTTTATTTATACTCGATTTCTTCCATCATTAGATCTTTAGTTCTGGTCGATAATGAGCGTCCTACTGTTCTCTTCGATACTTCCGCCATgcttttttcctttgtcaCCCTTGGTAAATGGGCTGAAAGCAAGGCAAAGGGTAATACATCCACGGCTTTATCTAAATTACTTTCTTTGGCTCCTACTTCTTGCACTATAGTTGAGAATCCTCAGGCGTTGGCCGATACGAAGGgtgattcttcttcttcttctcatctttccGGCGTCATTCAAAAGCATGTCCCAGTAGAGCTTCTCCAGAAAGGAGATATTGCTATAGTACTCTCTGGAGCTTCTATTCCTGCAGATGGTGTTTGTATCTTTGGAAGTTCGGATGTTGACGAGTCTCTTATCACAGGAGAATATCTGCCTGTGCCCAAGAAGGTCGATTCCAACCTTATTGGAGGCTCTGTAAACATCTTATCTACTCTATATCTGCGTGTTGAAAGAGTCGGTGAAAAAACGCAGCTTCAACAGATTGTCAAACTTGTCAAGGATGCCCAGATCGCCAAGGCCCCTGTTCAGAGGTTTGCTGATGCCATTGCTGCCAGATTTGTTCCCAGTATTCTTGCTTTGGCTTTCTGTACGTTTATATTCTGGTCACTGTTTATTCATTCCCACGATATTGACGATGTTCCATCGATGTTTAAGGACAAATCAGGAGATAatgttcttttctctcAAGTGATTCAAGTTGCCATATCTGTGATCGTGGTGGCATGTCCATGTGCTTTAGGGCTTGCTGCTCCTACAGCTGTGATGGTTGGTACTGGTGTTGGTGCTACCCATGGTATCCTCATTAAAGGAGGTGATGTTTTGGAACGTGCCAGTGGAATCGACACCGTTGTGTTTGATAAAACAGGTACCGTGACTTCAGGCAGAATGAGGTTAACTCAGCACATGTTTACAGGCCCATATCAGGACAAACAGAACTTGTTGTGGTCGTTACTTTATGCTGTGGAGCAAAATAGTGAGCATCCTATTGCCAAGGCTATTGTCAAAGGagttaaagaagagatgcagaaagaagatggtaaAGACCCGATTATGCCTGTGACTATTGAACACATTAAGACTGTTGCTGGACTAGGTATCACGGCTACTGTACggttggatgatgatggagaaagCAAAATTGTTCGCGTTGGTAGTGCCAGTTACATCAACGAGATTCAAATTTCCAATTTGGCTGACTTCAACAAGGCTTTGACTACAGTTGGCGCCTCAGCAATAGGCTCTGTCAGCTATTTACTGGTAGATCACGTCTACAGCGGCTATATTGAGTTGACAGATACTCTTAGACCGGATGCCGTTGCTACCATTTCAGGTTTGCTTGACCGTGGCTACAGTGTGGCAATGGTGAGCGGAGATAACGCAGTCACCTCCAAAAGCGTAGCCTGTACTGTGGGTATCCCTCTAGCCAATGTTTTGGCTGAAGCAAGACCTGAGAAGAAGCTCGAGGTTGTGAAGGTGCTTCAAAAAATGGGACGTAAAGTTGCCTTTGTTGGTGACGGTGTTAATGATGCACCGGCATTGGTTCAAGCTGATATAGGTATCGCAGTGGCTACAGGAACCGATGTTGCCATGTCAGCAGCAGACATTGTTCTTATGTCGTCGGGAGCTACAGGTGAATCTGCTTGTACAAACTCTGTCTCCTTGGTGTTCAACTCTTTAGAGGTCTCTCTTAAGACTTTCCATGCGATTCGTGCCAACTTCGTGCTAGCCATTATCTATAATTTGGTGATGCTTCCAATCGCTATGGGTCTGCTTATAATACCGTTTGGCATTCATATGCATCCGATGTTGGCCTCTGCTTCTATGGCCTGTTCTTCTACCAGTGTGGTGTTGAATTCGCTACGTCTCAAGAACTGGATACCCCATAATATGATGGAGGAGTACTCGAATGGTGTCGCCGGCAGATTTCATTCCGACCTTGAAGATCAGGCCTCTAATTCAGACCTAACAACGCTTGATATCGACAACTTTGAGATTAACTACAGTCGTTTATCACGAGTCTCTTTGCTCGGTAAGATCAGGCGgatcttcaacaagaaaagaccATCATCACTTGATCGGGCATACGAGCTTGTTTCAAATAATTCTCATAACTAA
- a CDS encoding uncharacterized protein (EggNog:ENOG41), with protein MDESNSSTISFSRASSISESQIRSTMAEKRMGRLFKQPQSLQDQKANGESRDVKDARETGEDARDARDARDTRDIRDIRDTRYRSRTISTSQTPHAATHSSNNATTAAVSSHSTSSSASSTASTASAMTSPASQPSLPSMQTPQRPALPRKLSMGSRSVTMKFTTVKQTPPQILPQIQTSPLMQPGSLSSSSAPSQSLVHGLVPLSRKFRFIYRETIMLIRHLDLDKTVTLEVGAYPSFSALLDTVEKKQSAKESFEKLLSPLANSLTRSMKDLCTLIDGLGLCAASLASCESESLRMAYFTLLSLLIEAINMCRILSPLQIRLRKQASASSSMPLSMPSSSSSTSVSSPFSTSTRSKSQRIRKTPVNSPAALGRAPPPNPQHTGQSIPVVSKQLPFSVATSSSSATLSSIQRPPLKIDTSINSVRRQDSELSIGSAFSDMLATSSAIAKSSFTEDDKLFDLIAYTIQASQVVFSQMNTAISKSAMTTAQTTEDHYNPTIGESNELDHVGQKIKEMTMLCIASMEQTKRINTTLLSAKKSNKLDEEAQKRLYEETNLFLKSIINVLAATKGAIQDIPALNEVRGALSNLTRATKELTIRLETSALKQAVMSNTSSSTTLVEQPPLSAIPSVANFQPFSAHMNSVSPTRYSPPPSVSASQAANTITSGSTLSPSFLPKTEIDLKEGVSMQQHIMGLKTTKNEIISPMQTPLTTPLVASIGPTAASAVLPTTTTTTTTPSPQANNSHDMELNPFDKLLGKR; from the coding sequence ATGGACGAGTCAAACTCCTCTACAATATCGTTTTCTCGAGCATCGAGTATCAGTGAGTCTCAGATACGTTCCACGATGGCGGAGAAGCGGATGGGACGTCTTTTCAAGCAGCCTCAGTCTTTGCAGGACCAGAAAGCTAATGGCGAGTCACGAGACGTGAAGGATGCGAGGGAGACTGGGGAGGATGCACGAGACGCACGAGATGCACGAGACACACGAGACATACGAGACATACGAGACACACGCTATCGATCGAGAACGATCTCGACGTCTCAGACTCCTCATGCTGCGACACATTCGTCCAATAACGCTACTACAGCAGCAGTATCGTCTCATTCGACGTCGTCTTCGGCGTCGTCGACGGCTAGCACTGCATCGGCAATGACATCACCGGCATCTCAGCCATCTCTTCCGTCTATGCAGACCCCGCAGAGACCTGCATTACCGCGTAAGTTGTCCATGGGGTCTCGTTCAGTAACCATGAAGTTCACCACGGTGAAGCAGACCCCTCCACAGATATTGCCACAGATACAGACATCTCCACTGATGCAGCCAGGTTCATTATCAAGCTCATCTGCTCCATCTCAGAGCTTAGTCCACGGCCTTGTCCCACTCTCACGCAAGTTTCGTTTTATTTACAGAGAGACAATCATGCTAATTCGACATCTCGACCTCGATAAAACTGTCACATTGGAGGTCGGTGCTTATCCCAGCTTTTCTGCCCTATTAGACACGgtggagaagaaacaaagtgCAAAGGAGTCATTTGAAAAGCTACTATCCCCTCTAGCCAACTCTTTGACTCGTTCTATGAAGGATCTGTGTACTCTAATTGATGGGTTAGGCCTTTGTGCAGCTTCACTTGCATCTTGCGAAAGTGAATCCCTTCGTATGGCCTATTTTACTCTTCTGTCGTTGCTTATTGAGGCCATTAATATGTGCAGAATACTCTCTCCCCTGCAGATAAGGCTTCGTAAGCAGgcatctgcttcttcatccatgCCTTTATCTATGCCCTCATCTTCGTCGTCTACCTCAGTatcttctccattctcTACTTCGACACGTTCAAAATCGCAGAGGATCCGTAAAACTCCTGTCAATTCTCCGGCTGCCCTCGGTAGAgctcctcctccaaatcctcAGCATACTGGCCAATCCATTCCAGTTGTCTCGAAACAATTGCCATTTTCGGTTGCTACTTCCAGTTCATCAGCTACACTTTCTTCTATCCAGAGACCTCCTTTGAAGATTGATACTTCAATAAATAGTGTTAGAAGACAGGACTCTGAGTTGAGTATTGGTAGTGCTTTCTCGGACATGCTAGCTACATCTTCGGCAATAGCCAAGAGTTCATTtactgaagatgataagcTCTTTGATCTTATTGCATACACCATTCAGGCTTCGCAAGTAGTTTTTAGTCAGATGAATACTGCCATCTCTAAAAGTGCCATGACTACTGCTCAGACGACAGAGGATCATTACAATCCTACTATAGGAGAGTCCAACGAACTAGATCATGTAGGACAGAAGATTAAAGAGATGACTATGCTCTGTATAGCATCAATGGAACAGACCAAGCGCATTAATACTACTTTACTATCTGCCAAAAAGAGCAACAAATTAGACGAAGAAGCACAGAAAAGACTCTATGAGGAAACCAACTTGTTCCTCAAATCCATTATTAATGTTCTGGCTGCCACTAAAGGTGCCATTCAAGATATCCCCGCCTTAAATGAAGTCAGAGGTGCTCTATCAAACCTTACCAGGGCCACCAAAGAACTTACCATTCGCTTGGAGACCAGCGCTTTGAAACAGGCAGTGATGAGCaacacttcttcttccacgACGCTTGTGGAACAAcctcctctttctgctATTCCATCTGTTGCCAACTTCCAACCATTTTCTGCCCACATGAATTCAGTTTCGCCCACGAGGTATtcaccaccaccatcaGTGTCTGCCTCGCAGGCCGCTAACACGATAACTTCCGGTTCCACTCTATCCCCCAGCTTTTTACCCAAAACAGAGATcgatttgaaagaaggagtatCGATGCAGCAACATATTATGGGTCTAAAGACAACCAAAAATGAAATTATATCTCCAATGCAAACTCCTCTCACTACACCTTTAGTGGCTTCTATTGGACCAACAGCAGCCTCTGCTGTGCTGCCTACTACTACTACAACAACAACGACACCTTCACCTCAGGCCAACAACAGTCACGACATGGAGCTCAATCCATTCGATAAGTTACTAGGGAAGAGATGA
- the CCT3 gene encoding T-complex protein 1 subunit gamma (BUSCO:EOG09341AN4) — protein MQAPVVFLNTSTRRQSGREAQIQNVTAAKAVADIVRTCLGPKAMLKMLLDPMGGITLTNDGHAILREIDVSHPAAKSMIELSRTQDEEVGDGTTSVIILAGEILTQTFPYIEKNIHPVVIIQALKQALSDALDIIEKVSIPVDVNNEDAMINLIAASIGTKYIAKWSHKMCELALTAVKTVLIEEPGHKEIDIKRYVRVEKIPGAEIEDCRVLDGVLLNKDVVHPKMRRNIENPRIVLLDCPLEYKKAESQESFEITKDTDWNRLLQIEEEQVKVMCEQILAVKPDLVITEKGVSDLAQHYLLKGGCSALRRVKKSDNNRIARATGATIVNRVEDLKDTDVGTRCGLFEVKLIGDEYFTFLIKCKNPQACTVILRGPSKDILNEIERNLEDAMAVARNVLFSPRLSPGGGATEMAISVGLTERAKKIEGVQQWPYQAVADAFEVIPRTLVQNCGGNPIRVLSQLRANHANGQHSYGINGETGKIVDMKEYGIWEPEVIKQQSAKTAIESASMLLRVDDIVSGVRKH, from the coding sequence ATGCAAGCTCCAGTCGTGTTTCTTAATACATCAACACGCCGCCAAAGTGGTCGTGAGGCTCAGATTCAAAATGTTACCGCAGCAAAGGCAGTTGCGGATATTGTGAGAACATGTCTCGGACCTAAAGCCATGCTCAAGATGCTTCTTGATCCAATGGGAGGAATCACGCTAACCAATGATGGTCATGCTATTCTAAGAGAGATTGACGTGTCACATCCGGCAGCCAAATCGATGATTGAGCTCAGTAGAACTcaggatgaagaggttggTGATGGTACAACGTCTGTTATTATCTTAGCGGGAGAGATTCTCACCCAAACTTTCCCATAcattgaaaagaacattCATCCGGTGGTTATTATTCAAGCTTTAAAGCAAGCACTCTCGGATGCTTTGGATATCATTGAAAAAGTGTCGATTCCTGTAGATGTcaataatgaagatgcCATGATCAACCTCATTGCTGCATCCATTGGTACCAAGTACATAGCCAAATGGTCACACAAGATGTGTGAATTGGCCCTTACCGCCGTGAAAACGGTTCTCATTGAGGAGCCCGGTCATAAGGAGATTGATATTAAGAGATACGTTCGTGTAGAGAAGATTCCCGGAGCAGAAATCGAGGACTGCCGTGTTCTTGACGGTGTTTTGCTCAACAAGGATGTGGTTCATCCaaagatgaggagaaaCATTGAAAACCCACGTATTGTTTTACTTGACTGTCCTTTAGAGTACAAGAAGGCGGAATCTCAGGAGAGTTTTGAGATAACTAAGGATACAGACTGGAAcagacttcttcaaatcgaagaagagcaagTGAAAGTGATGTGCGAGCAGATTTTGGCAGTGAAGCCAGACTTGGTGATTACTGAGAAGGGGGTTTCGGACTTAGCACAGCACTATCTTCTAAAGGGCGGCTGCTCTGCTCTTAGAAGAGTGAAGAAGTCCGATAACAATCGGATAGCCAGAGCTACTGGAGCTACAATTGTGAACCGTGTGGAAGATCTTAAAGATACGGATGTAGGAACACGGTGTGGATTGTTTGAGGTGAAACTCATTGGAGATGAGTATTTTACATTCCTCATCAAATGCAAGAATCCACAGGCCTGTACTGTTATTCTCCGTGGTCCTTCCAAAGATATCCTTAACgagattgaaagaaattTAGAGGATGCTATGGCAGTTGCAAGAAACGTGCTATTTTCCCCTAGGTTGTCACCTGGAGGAGGAGCTACAGAGATGGCTATCAGTGTTGGACTAACAGAACGTgcaaagaagattgaaggagTTCAACAGTGGCCATATCAGGCTGTTGCAGATGCATTTGAGGTGATACCAAGAACATTAGTTCAGAACTGCGGTGGAAACCCGATCAGAGTTCTCTCGCAGCTTAGAGCCAACCATGCCAATGGACAGCATAGCTACGGTATTAATGGAGAAACAGGAAAGATAGTGGACATGAAAGAGTATGGAATTTGGGAGCCAGAAGTGATCAAGCAACAGAGTGCCAAAACAGCCATCGAGAGTGCCAGCATGCTTCTTAGAGTTGATGATATTGTTAGTGGAGTGAGAAAGCATTAA
- a CDS encoding uncharacterized protein (EggNog:ENOG41) produces MSTRNYAEVREWLRDARNKTFWNEDLLTVKRSKFGGLGVFARRDIEVDLQDEKSNLLLRISKEAILSGANSCISNLLYDSHIDGILALVLALLYEKAEGKNSPWFEYINSFEFQDSTSHKLIFAPALWEDEERMLLEGTDAELMGIVDPQDIKDDYNICLQFAKDNSSVMKAPYELSPDSEKSKWENRKLFQHFAAACFAVSSRAFIIDNYHQLALVPGADLFNHGAQNGEDVHFVAIGQVCPFCGRSDECGHDEYGPPDSEEEEYEYEKEEEEEAKAVDDDVDDDVDDDVDDVTSITMDLINQLEQELEQQKKEEAEAEAESSEEHFDVDSELTPDEVRLNPDQCCDIVIQRKVKKGQELMNTYGDLSNSLLLAKYGFTMDKNPNDIACLGRQIIAYRDSVGEKANERLEWWSKVGYDRLKEEEDEDDSDEQMDISEEDSIDDSWLLAINIGYPGVSSTECRCVTKLLSMTDEDFCKLQNDEEEFCKFYRSEMDTGSKRILNELCQARLRCLPGLRSKVYEKFRKGRVEGRKLAICRLLRSEEEILLHEIAKELSEFT; encoded by the coding sequence ATGTCGACTAGAAACTATGCAGAGGTGCGGGAATGGCTTCGAGATGCCAGAAATAAGACATTTTGGAATGAGGATTTATTGACTGTGAAGAGATCGAAATTTGGAGGACTGGGAGTGTTTGCCAGACGAGATATCGAAGTAGATCTACAGGATGAAAAGTCGAATTTGTTACTACGAATCAGTAAGGAAGCCATATTAAGTGGTGCGAACTCATGTATTTCGAATCTACTATATGATTCGCATATTGATGGAATTTTAGCGTTGGTATTAGCTCTTCTATATGAGAAAGCTGAAGGTAAGAATTCTCCTTGGTTTGAGTACATAAATTCCTTTGAATTCCAGGACTCTACAAGCCATAAGTTGATATTTGCTCCGGCATTAtgggaagatgaagaacgAATGCTTCTTGAAGGGACAGATGCAGAATTGATGGGTATTGTGGATCCACAAGACATCAAAGATGATTATAATATCTGCCTGCAATTTGCCAAAGACAATTCATCTGTTATGAAGGCTCCGTATGAACTATCTCCTGACTCGGAGAAGTCCAAATGGGAAAATAGAAAGCTGTTTCAGCACTTTGCAGCAGCGTGTTTTGCTGTCTCTTCCAGAGCATTCATTATAGACAACTACCATCAGTTAGCATTGGTTCCAGGTGCAGATTTGTTTAATCATGGAGCTCAAAATGGGGAAGATGTTCATTTTGTGGCTATTGGTCAGGTTTGTCCGTTCTGTGGAAGGAGTGATGAATGTGGGCACGATGAGTATGGGCCTCCAGATagtgaagaggaggagTACGAGTatgagaaggaggaagaggaggaggcaAAGGCTGTTGACGACGATGTTGATGACGATGTTGATGACGATGTAGACGACGTCACATCAATCACTATGGATCTGATTAATCAACTAGAACAGGAATTGgaacagcagaagaaagaagaagctgaagctGAAGCCGAATCCTCAGAAGAGCATTTTGATGTAGATTCAGAACTAACTCCGGATGAAGTTCGACTTAATCCTGATCAATGTTGTGATATAGTAATACAGaggaaggtgaaaaaaGGTCAAGAACTCATGAATACCTACGGAGACTTAAGTAATTCTCTATTACTAGCCAAATATGGATTCACTATGGACAAGAATCCGAACGATATTGCTTGTTTAGGAAGACAGATCATTGCATACAGAGATTCTGttggagagaaagcaaATGAGAGGCTTGAATGGTGGTCCAAGGTTGGCTATGATAGgttgaaggaggaggaagacgaGGATGACAGTGATGAACAAATGGACatttctgaagaagattccatCGATGATAGCTGGTTATTAGCCATTAATATTGGATATCCAGGAGTCTCCTCTACTGAATGTAGATGTGTTACTAAGCTATTAAGTATgacagatgaagatttttGCAAGCTACAGAATGACGAGGAAGAATTTTGCAAGTTCTACAGATCTGAAATGGATACTGGATCCAAAAGGATACTTAATGAGCTATGCCAGGCTAGACTTAGGTGTCTACCAGGTTTAAGGTCAAAAGTCTATGAGAAGTTTAGAAAAGGTAGAGTTGAAGGAAGGAAGCTTGCAATATGTAGGTTATTGAGgtctgaagaagaaatcttACTGCACGAGATTGCAAAGGAGTTATCTGAGTTTACTTGA
- a CDS encoding uncharacterized protein (BUSCO:EOG093428OB), with amino-acid sequence MATTTLAPQVYGADEIDAVVLDPGSYTTRIGFGGYDSPSLVLPSCYEERPKEDSEGEVVRIFDENSLYAKPQPNSTIKSILKNSIVQDWTGAVEQYEYMFKRMDVDPHEQPLLLTESTMNSYKNKVRALEVFLEREEFCGFYAVKQPTCVSFAHGRPNCLVVDIGHDLVTATPVIDGICLKKQVMGTRYAGAFVNQQLEQFLETKKIQYNPIYTVKSKKASYWENESSRPDFEKRTLDYDVDSSVGKFNLSRTLQEMKETLLECSLEEEFEEETIYFELPDGLNVPLSKSERQSLSNSVFNPLETLEKNIKGWEVAHNGNIIADIGNGNDRTSKEYVPLRRSKKPEEVKLSKVEAAKAAFKKEKITRGLGISRLLQTVLENLDVDLKPQLANNIVLTGATSLIPRLNERLHSELTARNPSLKIRIHSVGNTTERKYSSWIGGSILASLGTFHQLWVSKEEYEEVGADRLIVSRFR; translated from the coding sequence ATGGCTACAACTACTTTGGCACCCCAAGTTTATGGGGcagatgaaattgatgcTGTAGTTTTAGATCCTGGTTCGTATACGACACGCATAGGATTTGGCGGCTATGATTCACCTAGTTTAGTTCTTCCATCGTGCTATGAGGAGAGGCCTAAGGAGGACTCAGAAGGTGAAGTTGTCCGGATTTTTGACGAGAATTCTCTGTACGCAAAACCGCAACCGAATTCTACGATCAAGTCAATACTGAAGAATAGCATAGTGCAGGACTGGACTGGAGCTGTGGAGCAATATGAGTATATGTTTAAAAGGATGGATGTAGATCCTCATGAGCAGCCTTTACTACTTACAGAGTCCACTATGAACTCGTACAAGAACAAGGTGAGGGCGCTTGAGGTATTTTTGGAACGTGAGGAGTTCTGTGGGTTCTATGCTGTGAAACAACCTACCTGTGTATCATTTGCACACGGAAGACCCAACTGtcttgttgttgatatTGGCCATGATCTTGTAACTGCCACACCTGTGATAGATGGAATATGTCTCAAGAAGCAAGTCATGGGTACACGGTATGCTGGGGCTTTTGTTAACCAGCAATTGGAGCAGTTTTTGgagacgaagaagattcaataCAACCCGATTTACACGGTGAAGTCAAAAAAGGCTTCTTATTGGGAGAACGAGAGTTCTCGGCCAGACTTTGAGAAGAGAACATTAGACTACGATGTTGATTCATCTGTAGGGAAGTTCAACTTATCGAGAACATTGCAAGAGATGAAGGAAACGTTGCTAGAGTGCTCTCTGGAGGaggaatttgaagaggaaactATTTATTTTGAGTTGCCAGATGGATTAAACGTTCCGTTGAGCAAATCCGAACGACAGAGTCTCTCCAATTCCGTTTTCAATCCTTTAGAAACGttagaaaagaatataaaGGGATGGGAAGTTGCTCATAACGGTAACATCATAGCCGATATAGGCAATGGAAACGACAGAACAAGTAAAGAATATGTTCCATTGAGAAGGTCAAAGAAACCAGAAGAAGTCAAGTTGTCCAAGGTTGAAGCGGCCAAAGCAGctttcaaaaaggaaaagattACCAGAGGATTGGGTATTTCCAGATTGCTTCAAACGGTGTTGGAAAACCTGGATGTGGATTTGAAACCTCAGCTAGCGAATAACATCGTTCTTACTGGAGCTACTAGTTTGATTCCAAGATTAAACGAGAGATTACACAGTGAACTTACGGCGAGAAATCCTAGTCTGAAGATTCGGATCCACTCTGTTGGTAACACAACGGAAAGAAAGTATTCGTCGTGGATTGGAGGGTCgattttggcttctttaGGAACATTTCATCAGCTTTGGGTGTCGAAAGAAGAGTATGAGGAAGTTGGTGCGGATAGATTGATTGTGAGTAGGTTTAGATGA
- the YPT5 gene encoding GTPase Ypt5, translating to MTERRFAQFKLVLLGESAVGKSSVVQRFVKDSFSDFRESTIGAAFLTQTVDIDDTTTVKFEIWDTAGQERYRSLASIYYRNAQAALVVYDITQKASLDKAKYWIKELQKQANSDIIIALVGNKTDLQDQREVSIEEAQSFAQGMGLLYFEVSAKTGQGVKECFKQIAVKLPIEESLKRRRDRKNRTVDLNRRPNTNEQQCSC from the coding sequence ATGACTGAACGCCGTTTTGCACAGTTCAAACTTGTCTTACTAGGAGAATCTGCGGTGGGAAAATCGTCCGTCGTCCAGAGGTTCGTGAAGGATTCGTTCAGCGATTTCAGAGAGTCCACCATTGGAGCAGCATTTCTCACCCAGACCGTGGATATCGATGACACCACCACAGTGAAGTTTGAGATTTGGGATACAGCAGGCCAGGAAAGATACCGTTCGTTGGCTTCCATATACTACAGAAACGCACAGGCTGCATTGGTAGTCTATGACATCACCCAGAAGGCATCCCTGGACAAGGCCAAGTACTGGATTAAAGAGCTACAGAAGCAGGCCAATAGTGACATTATCATAGCCTTAGTTGGAAATAAGACCGACCTCCAGGATCAACGAGAGGTGTCCATAGAAGAGGCACAGTCATTCGCACAGGGAATGGGCCTTCTCTACTTTGAAGTGAGTGCCAAGACTGGTCAAGGTGTCAAAGAGTGCTTCAAACAGATTGCTGTCAAGTTGCCTATAGAGGAGAGTCTCAAGAGAAGACGCGATCGAAAGAATCGAACCGTCGACTTGAATCGCAGGCCGAACACCAACGAACAGCAGTGTTCATGTTGA